Proteins from one Palaemon carinicauda isolate YSFRI2023 chromosome 26, ASM3689809v2, whole genome shotgun sequence genomic window:
- the LOC137620176 gene encoding uncharacterized protein has product MRVAFVLLGLLAAISGSSAKPADLGLFKNLPALWGNFHNKDGNFLIKKNPKSEESPESDESTDDSDDESPESEESPESEESPESEESPESEESTESPEKRRAANRSDSDSDESTDDSDDESPESEESPESEESPESEESAESEEGRMAANRSGSDSESESDESTDDSDDESPESEESPESEEGRMAANRSGSDSESESDESTDDSSDDSSDESVEDRIKTKWGLLF; this is encoded by the exons ATGAG agTCGCCTTCGTACTACTGGGTCTTCTGGCTGCCATCTCAGGTTCATCTGCAAAACCAGCTGATCTTGGGCTCTTCAAGAACCTGCCGGCCCTATGGGGAAACTTTCATAATAA AGATGGCAACTTCTTGATCAAGAAGAACCCCAAGAGCGAGGAAAGCCCCGAGAGTGACGAAAGCACTGATGACAGCGACGATGAAAGCCCCGAGAGCGAGGAAAGCCCCGAGAGTGAGGAAAGCCCCGAGAGCGAGGAAAGCCCCGAGAGTGAGGAAAGCACAGAATCCCCAGAAAAAAGAAGGGCAGCCAACCGATCCGATTCAGACAGCGATGAAAGTACCGATGACAGCGATGATGAAAGCCCCGAGAGCGAGGAAAGCCCTGAGAGCGAGGAAAGCCCTGAGAGCGAGGAAAGCGCTGAGAGCGAGGAAGGAAGAATGGCAGCCAACCGATCCGGTTCAGACAGCGAATCTGAAAGCGATGAAAGCACCGATGACAGCGATGATGAAAGCCCTGAGAGTGAGGAAAGCCCTGAGAGCGAGGAAGGAAGAATGGCAGCCAACCGATCCGGTTCAGACAGTGAATCTGAAAGCGACGAAAGCACCGATGACAGCAGCGATGACAGCAGCGATGAGAGCGTTGAGGACAGAATTAAAACCAAATGGGGTTTACTCTTTTAA
- the LOC137619521 gene encoding cilia- and flagella-associated protein 251-like — protein sequence MRISILLLGFLAVIAGSSAMPAPTWENKVDEFVDQLFSKRAAEDIDVEDKTIVEDEKVKDDDDSEKVESNDEESKDSDDKEEEESEDGDKDKNSQEEESEDGGEDINTQEEESEDGDEDKNSQEEESEDGDKDKDSQEEESEDGDKDKNSQEEESEDGDKDKNSKEEEIEDGDKDKNSQEEESENGDKDKNSREEEIEDGGKDKKGSQELEKEEKKEKKEKKDKKEKKDSIESKESEESEEKESEGEEKEQEKEQEKEQEKEQEKASEEEEITDKMEEEESNKSESGNKEETEEK from the exons ATGAG GATCTCCATCTTGCTCCTGGGATTCCTAGCTGTCATTGCTGGATCTTCAGCCATGCCTGCTCCGACGTGGGAGAATAAAGTAGACGAATTCGTCGATCAACTCTTTAGTAAAAG AGCCGCCGAAGATATTGATGTTGAAGACAAAACAATTGTAGAAGACGAGAAAGTGAAAGATGATGATGACAGCGAGAAAGTGGAGAGCAATGACGAAGAGAGTAAGGACAGCGATGATAAAGAGGAGGAAGAAAGCGAAGATGGAGATAAGGATAAAAATAGCCAAGAGGAAGAGAGCGAAGATGGAGGTGAGGATATAAATACCCAAGAGGAAGAGAGCGAAGATGGAGATGAGGATAAAAATAGCCAAGAGGAAGAGAGCGAAGATGGAGATAAGGATAAAGATAGCCAAGAGGAAGAGAGCGAAGATGGAGATAAGGATAAAAATAGCCAAGAGGAAGAGAGCGAAGATGGAGATAAGGATAAAAATAGCAAAGAGGAAGAGATCGAAGATGGAGATAAGGATAAAAATAGCCAAGAGGAAGAGAGCGAAAATGGAGATAAGGATAAAAATAGCAGAGAGGAAGAGATCGAAGATGGAGGTAAGGATAAGAAGGGTAGCCAAGAATtagagaaagaggagaaaaaggagaaaaaggagaaaaaggataagaaagagaagaaagattcAATTGAATCGAAGGAAAGCGAAGAAAGTGAAGAAAAGGAGAGTGAAGGCGAAGAGAAAGAGCAAGAGAAAGAGCAGGAGAAAGAGCAAGAGAAAGAGCAAGAGAAAGCCAGCGAGGAAGAGGAGATAACAGATAAAATGGAAGAGGAGGAAAGCAATAAAAGCGAATCTGGCAATAAAGAAGAaactgaagagaaataa